The Dethiosulfovibrio salsuginis genome contains the following window.
CGGCTGTCCTCTGGGAGGGGCCCAGAAGGTCATCCACGCCGTGGAGGACTCGGGGGGAGTTATAGTCTGCTACGAGAACTGCGGCGGAGTAAAGGAACAGGGATTCCTGGTTGACGAGGACCGTCCTCCTATGGAGGCCCTGACGGACAAGTACCTGAACATCGGATGTTCCGTCATGACCCCAAACAAGTCCAGAATGGAAAACCTGAGAGCCCTTATGGAGGAGTATAAGGTCGACGGAGTGGTGGAGGTGGTCCTCCAGGCCTGCCACACCTACGCAGTGGAGACCTACGAGGTGAGAGAGCTGGTCAGGTCCACAGGACGGCCATACCTTTCGATAGAGACGGACTACTCCAAGAGCGACGTTGGACAGATATCAACCAGGATCAGCGCTTTCCTGGAGATGATCTAAAAAAACCAAAGAGAGATATGAGCGAGTTTAAACATGAAGAAACTGTCGGTTATAGCGGCAAGCCTGGTAGCCTGTGCGGTCATGGCCGGATCCGCCATAGCCCAGGGATCCAGCGGAGAGGGCATGAAGGTCTGGTTCGACAGCGGCGGCCCGGTAGGAGGCCCCTACAACACCATAGTGGCCAACGGAGCCAAACAGGCCGCCACCGATTTAGGCTGCGAGCTGACCTTGGTCTACTCCGACTGGAGCCCCGAGAAAATGATAGAGAACTTCAAAAACGGCCTTGCGATGAACCCCGACGGCATGGTCATCTACGGCTCCCCCGGCGATGACGCCTACGAGCCCCTCGTCAGGGAGGCTATCGACAGAGGTATAGTGGTCACAGCCATAGACACCGAGCTGCCCAGGCTTCAGCCCATGTTTCAGTCCAAGGGGTTCGGCTACATCGGTCCCGACGGCTGGAGGCAGGGGGAGGACCTGGCAAAGGAGATCCTTCGTAGAGGGGATTTCAAAGAGGGAGACAGAGCCTTCGTATGGGGACTGAAGAGGCTGGAAAACCGTGGCAGAAGGGCGAGGGCCATCATAAAGACCTTGGAGGACGCAGGGCTCAAGGTGGACTATCTGGAGATCTCGCCTGAGGTTGACAAGGACACAGCCCTCGGGACCCCTATCATCACCGGCTACCTCTCCAGCAACCCCGACTGTAAGCTCATGATAATGGACCACGGGGCGCTCACGTCCCAGGTCGGCAACTATCTCAGGGCAGCAGGGGTCAAACCGGGAGAGATCTTCGCCGCGGGCTTCAGCCTCTCTCCTGCCACCGCATCGGCCATAGAGGAAGGCTACCTCACATTGGTGTCGGAGCATCAGCCCTACCTTCTGGGATACCTGTCGGTGCTTCAGGTGGTCCAGACCAAGAAATACGGCTTCGGCGGCCTGGTGGTTGACACCGGCGGCGGCTTCGTATCGGCGGAGAACGTGGACAAAATAGCCCCTCTGGCAGCTAAGGGGATAAGATAGGCAAAATAGGGTAAACTGACAGGGGACGGACCTTTCCGTCCCCTGAACCTTTATGTGGAGGTGGAATTTTGGAGGCGATGGTGGAGATGAAGGGCATCGGCAAGTCCTTTGGTTCGGTGGAGGCCCTTAGACAGGTGGACTTTCGGCTCAACCCAGGGGAGGTCGTCGCCCTCTTAGGGGACAACGGAGCGGGAAAATCGACGCTCATAAAGATACTTTCGGGGTTTCACAGCGCCGATCGGGGCTCTATGATGGTAAAGGGCAGGGAGATAGACTTTAAAGCCTACGACGTTACCGTCGCAAGATCCCTGGGGGTGGAGACCGTCTATCAGGAGAGATCTCTAGGGGAGAGACAGCCCCTTTGGAGAAACGTCTTCATAGGCAGACACAGGCTGAACCGCTGGGGGCTCATAGACGTGAAGAGGGAGAAGATGGAGACCATGGAGCTCCTCTCGTCGGTGCTGGGCCTCAGAGGGGCCGGACTCAGCCCGGACGCCAGCGTCGAGACCCTATCTGGCGGCGAGAGACAGGGACTGGCCATAGGCAGGGCAATGCACTTCGGGGCGGACATAATAGTCCTGGACGAGCCCACCACAGCCCTTGCCCTGAGCGAGGTGGGTAAGGTCCTGTCGTTTATAGGATCCATCAGGGAGGACGGGCGGTCATGCATCGTCATCAGCCACGATCTTGGGCACGTCTACAAGGTGGCCGACAGGTTCGTCCTCATGGACAGGGGATCGACGGTGGGGGACTACAGAAAAGGGGACATAACCCCGGAGGAGCTGATGGCGAGGATGATAGGCCTTAACGGCGAGGTGAAACCATGAGA
Protein-coding sequences here:
- a CDS encoding ATP-binding cassette domain-containing protein — translated: MVEMKGIGKSFGSVEALRQVDFRLNPGEVVALLGDNGAGKSTLIKILSGFHSADRGSMMVKGREIDFKAYDVTVARSLGVETVYQERSLGERQPLWRNVFIGRHRLNRWGLIDVKREKMETMELLSSVLGLRGAGLSPDASVETLSGGERQGLAIGRAMHFGADIIVLDEPTTALALSEVGKVLSFIGSIREDGRSCIVISHDLGHVYKVADRFVLMDRGSTVGDYRKGDITPEELMARMIGLNGEVKP
- a CDS encoding sugar ABC transporter substrate-binding protein — its product is MKKLSVIAASLVACAVMAGSAIAQGSSGEGMKVWFDSGGPVGGPYNTIVANGAKQAATDLGCELTLVYSDWSPEKMIENFKNGLAMNPDGMVIYGSPGDDAYEPLVREAIDRGIVVTAIDTELPRLQPMFQSKGFGYIGPDGWRQGEDLAKEILRRGDFKEGDRAFVWGLKRLENRGRRARAIIKTLEDAGLKVDYLEISPEVDKDTALGTPIITGYLSSNPDCKLMIMDHGALTSQVGNYLRAAGVKPGEIFAAGFSLSPATASAIEEGYLTLVSEHQPYLLGYLSVLQVVQTKKYGFGGLVVDTGGGFVSAENVDKIAPLAAKGIR